A single Lolium perenne isolate Kyuss_39 chromosome 6, Kyuss_2.0, whole genome shotgun sequence DNA region contains:
- the LOC139832437 gene encoding uncharacterized protein, translated as MLDSWFRSTTLSCVEYLRFDGGIVMRSFPLSALRCAPTLCIVSICTCYLPEIYANSMLLFPQLKKLMLYDVYICKAVNIDRLFNRCIVLEALHLEGVHGFTHLNIHMPNLRTISVASYWKRNTTELIQLDTVQIMDASSLERLVICVHDVPLLIQVANAPKLMVLGFASYPGCQLVIGRINFLVEQPSSC; from the coding sequence ATGCTCGATAGCTGGTTCCGGTCCACCACCCTATCTTGCGTCGAGTACCTCAGATTCGATGGTGGAATAGTGATGCGCTCCTTCCCGCTGTCCGCGCTCCGCTGCGCGCCCACGCTGTGCATTGTCAGCATTTGTACTTGCTATTTGCCCGAGATTTATGCCAACTCCATGCTTCTTTTCCCCCAACTCAAGAAGCTGATGCTCTATGACGTCTACATCTGTAAGGCGGTGAACATCGACCGCCTGTTCAACCGCTGTATTGTGCTCGAGGCACTTCACCTTGAGGGGGTCCACGGGTTCACCCACCTCAACATTCACATGCCAAATCTTCGTACAATTAGTGTTGCTAGCTATTGGAAACGCAACACCACTGAACTTATTCAGTTAGACACTGTGCAAATTATGGATGCATCTAGCCTTGAGAGATTGGTCATATGTGTTCATGATGTTCCACTACTAATCCAGGTCGCCAACGCACCAAAGTTGATGGTGTTGGGCTTTGCGTCGTACCCTGGCTGCCAACTTGTTATTGGACGCATAAACTTTTTGGTAGAACAGccttcttcttgttga